The Phragmites australis chromosome 15, lpPhrAust1.1, whole genome shotgun sequence genome window below encodes:
- the LOC133891947 gene encoding uncharacterized protein LOC133891947, with translation MALRALVGKLRVLPGRAGASRAFTSKMDKQCSDTSSGLASSLEEKVRAIVESMEERVRLAELESKRYRRKNYIVAALTASTGVGFVAYLVSSFVEVLADA, from the exons ATGGCGCTGCGCGCTCTGGTCGGCAAGCTGAGGGTCCTCCCTGGGCGGGCGGGGGCCTCTCGCGCCTTCACCTCCAAGATG GATAAGCAATGCAGCGATACGTCTTCAGGGTTAGCAAGTTCTCTTGAAGAGAAGGTTCGAGCCATCGTGGAAAGCATGGAAGAACGCGTGCG GCTTGCTGAGCTAGAGTCTAAGAGGTACAGGAGGAAGAACTACATCGTTGCAGCGCTGACTGCTTCTACTGGTGTTGgctttgtggcataccttgtgTCATCTTTTGTTGAAGTTCTTGCAGATGCCTAG